One part of the Salmo salar chromosome ssa28, Ssal_v3.1, whole genome shotgun sequence genome encodes these proteins:
- the syt15 gene encoding synaptotagmin-15 isoform X1 — MLLAIGLSLGLFLLLLIGVSVYFLWRRRGQRRYQEMVTMIAPFPACTTPILQSNQRSMYRPHEIPFFLPPRFKPTLRSEEGEKEGWKDLSSTHRGSLTVGSWYPVGSVRASLYWVPDVSEGSPPPGRAVQLCFSVAYRHENEQLYVSLLRLSNLPKCFYSNDTLADLRLLPDDRRRHKARARCRGRDPEFNDSFVFQVSGVCVSESVLSVYVLSVDRGGRHHAVGRVLFPIEGELGEGGRLLWRDLETKDKMQCSGLGDIQVSLNYSPSLQRLTVVILRARSLQIHTDTGVCFQVSLQIHTRVVKSRRTPVVSSGADPGFNHKMTFKLHPSQLDQTCLSLELIASGLAPVGVVVLGPFMYARGPQLQHWTDMVNTPNELVKQWHGLGKPT, encoded by the exons ATGTTATTGGCTATTGGTCTGTCTTTGGGACTCTTCCTCTTGCTTCTGATTGGTGTATCTGTCTACTTCCTGTGGAGGAGGCGTGGCCAAAGACGATACCAGGAAATGGTCACCATGATCGCCCCCTTCCCAGCGTGCACCACTCCAATTCTCCAGAGCAATCAGAGATCCATGTACAG GCCACATGAGATCCCATTCTTCCTGCCACCCCGATTTAAACCAACTCTCAGGagcgaggagggggagaaagagggatggaaggaCCTTAGCAGCACCCATCGTGGATCTCTCACAGTAGGGA GCTGGTATCCAGTAGGTAGTGTAAGGGCAAGTCTTTACTGGGTCCCTGATGTCAGTGAGGGGTCACCCCCTCCTGGTCGCGCCGTGCAACTGTGCTTCTCAGTGGCCTATCGCCATGAGAACGAACAGCTTTATGTCTCACTGCTCCGCCTGAGCAACTTGCCAAAATGTTTCTATAGTAACGACACACTGGCAGATCTGCGACTTCTCCCTGACGACCGTCGCCGACACAAGGCCAGGGCCCGATGCAGGGGTCGTGACCCCGAGTTCAACGACAGCTTTGTGTTCCag gtatcgggtgtgtgtgtatctgagagtGTGCTCAGTGTGTACGTGTTGAGTGTGGATCGGGGGGGCAGGCACCATGCGGTGGGCAGGGTTCTGTTCCCTATTGAAGGGGAGCTGGGGGAGGGGGGCAGGCTGCTCTGGAGAGACCTAGAGACTAAGGACAaaatgcag TGTTCAGGTCTTGGTGATATTCAGGTGTCTCTGAACTACAGTCCGTCTCTACAACGCCTCACTGTGGTCATACTGAGAGCACGCAGCCTGCagatacacactgacacag GCGTGTGTTTCCAGGTGAGCCTACAGATCCACACTCGGGTAGTGAAATCCAGACGGACGCCAGTGGTTAGTAGTGGAGCTGACCCTGGCTTCAACCACAAGATGACCTTTAAGCTCCACCCCTCTCAGCTCGACCAGACCTGTCTGAGCTTGGAGCTGATTGCATCAGGCCTTGCCCCAGTAGGTGTGGTGGTGCTGGGGCCATTCATGTATGCCAGGGGGCCTCAGCTTCAGCACTGGACTGACATGGTCAATACACCCAACGAACTGGTCAAACAGTGGCATGGACTAGGCAAgcccacataa
- the syt15 gene encoding synaptotagmin-15 isoform X2, with product MVTMIAPFPACTTPILQSNQRSMYRPHEIPFFLPPRFKPTLRSEEGEKEGWKDLSSTHRGSLTVGSWYPVGSVRASLYWVPDVSEGSPPPGRAVQLCFSVAYRHENEQLYVSLLRLSNLPKCFYSNDTLADLRLLPDDRRRHKARARCRGRDPEFNDSFVFQVSGVCVSESVLSVYVLSVDRGGRHHAVGRVLFPIEGELGEGGRLLWRDLETKDKMQCSGLGDIQVSLNYSPSLQRLTVVILRARSLQIHTDTGVCFQVSLQIHTRVVKSRRTPVVSSGADPGFNHKMTFKLHPSQLDQTCLSLELIASGLAPVGVVVLGPFMYARGPQLQHWTDMVNTPNELVKQWHGLGKPT from the exons ATGGTCACCATGATCGCCCCCTTCCCAGCGTGCACCACTCCAATTCTCCAGAGCAATCAGAGATCCATGTACAG GCCACATGAGATCCCATTCTTCCTGCCACCCCGATTTAAACCAACTCTCAGGagcgaggagggggagaaagagggatggaaggaCCTTAGCAGCACCCATCGTGGATCTCTCACAGTAGGGA GCTGGTATCCAGTAGGTAGTGTAAGGGCAAGTCTTTACTGGGTCCCTGATGTCAGTGAGGGGTCACCCCCTCCTGGTCGCGCCGTGCAACTGTGCTTCTCAGTGGCCTATCGCCATGAGAACGAACAGCTTTATGTCTCACTGCTCCGCCTGAGCAACTTGCCAAAATGTTTCTATAGTAACGACACACTGGCAGATCTGCGACTTCTCCCTGACGACCGTCGCCGACACAAGGCCAGGGCCCGATGCAGGGGTCGTGACCCCGAGTTCAACGACAGCTTTGTGTTCCag gtatcgggtgtgtgtgtatctgagagtGTGCTCAGTGTGTACGTGTTGAGTGTGGATCGGGGGGGCAGGCACCATGCGGTGGGCAGGGTTCTGTTCCCTATTGAAGGGGAGCTGGGGGAGGGGGGCAGGCTGCTCTGGAGAGACCTAGAGACTAAGGACAaaatgcag TGTTCAGGTCTTGGTGATATTCAGGTGTCTCTGAACTACAGTCCGTCTCTACAACGCCTCACTGTGGTCATACTGAGAGCACGCAGCCTGCagatacacactgacacag GCGTGTGTTTCCAGGTGAGCCTACAGATCCACACTCGGGTAGTGAAATCCAGACGGACGCCAGTGGTTAGTAGTGGAGCTGACCCTGGCTTCAACCACAAGATGACCTTTAAGCTCCACCCCTCTCAGCTCGACCAGACCTGTCTGAGCTTGGAGCTGATTGCATCAGGCCTTGCCCCAGTAGGTGTGGTGGTGCTGGGGCCATTCATGTATGCCAGGGGGCCTCAGCTTCAGCACTGGACTGACATGGTCAATACACCCAACGAACTGGTCAAACAGTGGCATGGACTAGGCAAgcccacataa